In Lentisphaerota bacterium, one DNA window encodes the following:
- a CDS encoding helix-turn-helix domain-containing protein, which produces MNQRSFSKADSLSAAGIGASIRNIRCQRRMTQLDLAGRIGMSAPAFNNIERGRSVPSTPVLCRIASALDVSVDAVLGRAGSEARRADGVITPAILREATVGYGVRSEDTPRDHVSVRRPNLAGSSEAPEGLIHLLPGDKPYARETLHTLEDLVHAYLIAEDLCEAARRAAIPLRLAMPRTEYGIAELAMRVRALFGIGPAVIFDYLELFENAGLRVVFAPLPDGVESAACYDERWENAFLFVSTADRPSTERQLFRLVRELGRIYCYTGQVREIAGRDKPLDAAHVAAKFTAFFLMPAEAVHATVRQVGITPDGWTWEMLLRLKHRFGVSAETFLYRLDELDLILPKPLADFKARIRAGYAATGNAEPGGTCRVLFPNGRLGDLLLAAASQAARRADFADDLALVRTLLRRRSVKTGLPKHIRIPKQEH; this is translated from the coding sequence ATGAATCAACGCTCTTTTTCCAAAGCGGATTCCTTGTCGGCGGCGGGCATTGGCGCGAGCATCCGCAATATCCGCTGTCAGCGCCGTATGACACAGCTCGATCTGGCCGGTCGGATCGGGATGTCGGCGCCGGCGTTCAACAACATCGAGCGCGGGCGCAGCGTTCCCTCCACACCCGTGCTCTGCCGCATTGCCTCGGCGCTCGATGTCTCGGTGGACGCAGTGCTGGGCCGCGCCGGAAGCGAAGCGCGGCGGGCAGACGGGGTGATCACGCCCGCGATCCTGAGGGAGGCAACCGTCGGCTACGGGGTGCGGTCGGAAGACACGCCGCGCGACCACGTGTCGGTCCGCCGTCCAAATCTCGCGGGGTCATCCGAGGCCCCTGAGGGGCTGATTCACCTCCTCCCCGGCGACAAGCCCTACGCCCGCGAAACCCTCCATACCCTGGAAGATCTGGTTCACGCCTACCTGATCGCCGAGGATCTCTGCGAGGCGGCCCGCCGGGCCGCCATCCCGCTCCGTCTGGCAATGCCCCGCACGGAATACGGCATCGCCGAACTCGCGATGCGCGTGCGCGCCCTCTTCGGAATCGGCCCCGCCGTGATTTTCGACTATCTGGAGCTTTTTGAGAACGCCGGTCTGCGCGTGGTGTTCGCGCCGCTGCCGGACGGCGTGGAGAGCGCCGCCTGCTACGACGAGCGGTGGGAGAACGCCTTTCTCTTCGTCTCGACCGCCGACCGGCCGAGCACCGAGCGCCAGCTCTTCCGGCTCGTGCGCGAGCTGGGACGCATTTACTGCTACACGGGACAGGTGCGGGAGATCGCCGGACGCGACAAGCCGCTGGACGCTGCCCACGTGGCGGCCAAGTTCACCGCCTTTTTCCTGATGCCCGCCGAGGCGGTTCACGCGACGGTGCGGCAGGTCGGGATCACCCCCGACGGCTGGACGTGGGAGATGCTGCTGCGGCTCAAGCACCGCTTCGGCGTCTCGGCCGAGACGTTTCTATATCGTCTGGACGAACTCGATCTGATCCTGCCGAAGCCGCTGGCCGATTTCAAAGCGCGCATCCGGGCCGGTTACGCCGCCACGGGCAATGCCGAACCCGGCGGCACCTGCCGCGTGCTGTTTCCCAACGGACGCCTGGGCGACCTGCTCCTCGCCGCTGCCAGCCAGGCCGCCCGCCGCGCCGACTTTGCCGACGACCTCGCCCTGGTCCGCACCCTTCTCCGCCGCCGCAGTGTCAAGACCGGCCTGCCGAAACACATCCGTATACCCAAACAGGAGCACTGA